In Glycine max cultivar Williams 82 chromosome 4, Glycine_max_v4.0, whole genome shotgun sequence, the genomic stretch TATTATACTGTTACTATTATTACAAAGGGCTAGTTAAGTGTATTATTAtactgttattattattacaaaggGCTAGTTAGCTTAGCAGTAGTTGTATTAATTTCATATACCGTACCAATGTATTATTACTGCACTGCCATGTTATTAGATCCTATTTGGTGGCTTCGTGAAAACTGAACAGATGGAAGAATCTGAAATACCAAAGCGATACTGTTAAGATCTGACACTTCAGATCGGTTGgcaagcaaaaagaaaagagagtgaaatcacttttgctGTAAACGATTTGACAGCCATCATTCAACTCACTTTATGTCCCAGGACTATATAAATTACCCGAAATCCAAGTTTGGAATTTACAGatataaatactaaaaactAGTTAATTTGTTGCACTAGCTTCTAAAGTGTCCTTATTTTATAAcctaaataaattatacttagAAGGCCATTAAATTTCAAGGATTATGCAAGACCGACCAAACTCTCTTGATACCTGACAATAGTTATTGATGGGGAATCCTTTCCTTGCTGTGGTAGCAGCAAACCCCAAGCCGAGATCCTAGCAAACCCCAAGAATAAGGGCGGAGATCTTAGCAAACCCCCAAGAATAAGAGAATAAGAGTTTTTCTCACGGGAaagccaaaaatgaaaaatcagtCCTACTCTTGATTATGATATATGATATACTATAGGTTATGGATTCGAAGCTGCTGAAATTtaacctaaaaattaaaatgaaaggtaGCTTCAAAATACAGCCACATTCTTCGGGACCAAAAGCTAAAAATCAAAGTGGGACTACtaaggaaaggaaaagaagaccaaaaaaaatgaaatggattAAAGAGAAGCAAAACAGAAGAAGCAATGTATCCTATTTTTTGTTAGTGGTTCAGATCACACACTCCAAACACAACCACACTCCCcccattaagaaaataaaataaaaataaaggctAAAACAGCAACcccttgttctcttttttcttcactAATAATATCTACCATGATCCTCCACCTAACATGCCATTCCAATACCCGTGAGCTGAACCCTCTTGACTTCTATTCTGCTGATCAAACTCATTTGTGCTTGGAACTTGCTGCTTCAAATCCTCCACAGTAGGAAACAAGATCCTTGCACCACCAGTGGGACCCTCTTGAATCCCCTGAAGACCCCCATAACCATTTTCAAACCCCTCAAGGCTGAAGTTAAGGCCATGTGGTGGCTTAAAGTCCTGCAAGGGAAACCCATGGGTTGAATTATACATTGGCATGAAGGAGTTCAAACCCCTTGAGGAAGCAGCTGCAATCCCAGTCTTGAGAAGCTCCATGGCAGACAACTGAGAAGATGCagatgttgttgttgatgaggAAGTAGGGTTTTGATGAAGACCAGTAGTACCCTTGTCTAATTCAGTGCTGTAAGGAACCTCAATGAACTTGGAGACAGTGCTGTAGTCCTCAGCTGGTGGATATGCTAGGTTAAGGTCTTGGCCTTGGTGGATCTTAGGGTCCTGAGAAGCAGATTGAGGGAAATTTGGTGTTGCGAGATCAGAAAGCTTCTTTGTTGGTGCTGGTGCTGATGGTGGTGCTGGCGGGGTTGATCTCTTGTTCTTTCTAGAGCCACCACCCACAGGAACATTTCTGA encodes the following:
- the LOC778114 gene encoding dof21 isoform X1 codes for the protein MEGSKPPPPPPPPMLERRARPQKDQALNCPRCNSTNTKFCYYNNYSLSQPRYFCKTCRRYWTEGGSLRNVPVGGGSRKNKRSTPPAPPSAPAPTKKLSDLATPNFPQSASQDPKIHQGQDLNLAYPPAEDYSTVSKFIEVPYSTELDKGTTGLHQNPTSSSTTTSASSQLSAMELLKTGIAAASSRGLNSFMPMYNSTHGFPLQDFKPPHGLNFSLEGFENGYGGLQGIQEGPTGGARILFPTVEDLKQQVPSTNEFDQQNRSQEGSAHGYWNGMLGGGSW
- the LOC778114 gene encoding Dof21 is translated as MDTAQWAQGIGVVKQPMEGSKPPPPPPPPMLERRARPQKDQALNCPRCNSTNTKFCYYNNYSLSQPRYFCKTCRRYWTEGGSLRNVPVGGGSRKNKRSTPPAPPSAPAPTKKLSDLATPNFPQSASQDPKIHQGQDLNLAYPPAEDYSTVSKFIEVPYSTELDKGTTGLHQNPTSSSTTTSASSQLSAMELLKTGIAAASSRGLNSFMPMYNSTHGFPLQDFKPPHGLNFSLEGFENGYGGLQGIQEGPTGGARILFPTVEDLKQQVPSTNEFDQQNRSQEGSAHGYWNGMLGGGSW